Proteins encoded by one window of Salvia splendens isolate huo1 chromosome 7, SspV2, whole genome shotgun sequence:
- the LOC121810524 gene encoding uncharacterized protein LOC121810524: MAERREQEKPLAPAIPANSKLSPFPPVFISHRRHRCLKCCGCSTSLLLILAVTTLILMLTIFHVKHPLLEIISVKIDGLNSLSNNNNPTLVADISIKNPNAV; encoded by the coding sequence ATGGCGGAAAGAAGAGAGCAAGAGAAGCCGCTCGCCCCAGCCATCCCCGCCAACTCCAAGCTCAGCCCTTTTCCACCGGTGTTCATATCACACCGCCGCCATCGATGCCTCAAGTGTTGTGGCTGCTCCACTTCGCTTCTCCTAATCCTAGCAGTCACAACACTCATCCTCATGCTCACAATCTTCCACGTGAAGCATCCATTGCTCGAGATCATCTCGGTCAAAATCGACGGCCTCAATTCGCTATCCAACAACAACAACCCGACGCTGGTGGCCGACATCTCGATCAAGAACCCCAATGCGGTGTAG